One genomic region from Onychostoma macrolepis isolate SWU-2019 chromosome 23, ASM1243209v1, whole genome shotgun sequence encodes:
- the ppp1r35 gene encoding protein phosphatase 1 regulatory subunit 35, whose product MSAEPDVRVAPEPLRLDPVRTAELVCPDLDLSLTLTPERPADRRHRQVRFNVSPQRSARSERDPAVITLIPEPRNQPTAHKPRHKDKLGHGSALVTEGAELNTTLALRAELEEVESQVFDPEKAVKEKLLSSSLTKNHISSKAAEGLNFPRSQHLYRALVSVSLSRDQLISQALQDRPALAPPTATLTNKSQPLEAPDLLQFYSPDKMLRETPLLPGDRIPLPRPRPVPRPAHTTFHLHHRHKLWES is encoded by the exons ATGTCAGCGGAGCCTGATGTCCGTGTGGCTCCTGAACCCCTGCGGCTCGATCCGGTCCGCACCGCAGAACTGGTCTGCCCCGATCTGGACCTGTCCCTGACTCTGACCCCGGAGCGACCGGCAGACCGCCGCCATCGCCAG gtgcGTTTCAATGTGAGTCCGCAGCGCAGCGCTCGTTCAGAGCGGGATCCGGCCGTCATCACGCTGATCCCAGAACCCAGAAATCAACCCACGGCCCACAAACCTCGACACAAAGACAAGCTCG GTCATGGATCAGCGCTGGTGACGGAGGGGGCGGAGCTAAACACCACCCTGGCTCTGAGGGCGGAGCTTGAGGAAGTGGAGAGCCAGGTGTTTGATCCTGAGAAAGCTGTGAAAGAGAAACTGCTGAGTTCAAGCCTCACGAAGAACCACATCAGCAGCAAAGCAGCGGAGG GCCTGAACTTCCCTCGCTCGCAGCACCTGTACCGGGCCTTAGTCAGCGTCAGCCTATCACGCGATCAGCTCATCAGCCAGGCGCTGCAGGATAGGCCAGCGCTGGCCCCGCCCACTGCCACACTGACCAATAAG TCTCAGCCACTAGAGGCTCCTGATCTGCTGCAGTTCTACAGTCCTGACAAGATGCTCAGAGAGACTCCGCTGTTGCCAGGCGACCGCATCCCTTTGCCCCGCCCACGGCCTGTGCCTAGACCCGCCCACACAACCTTTCACCTACATCATCGCCACAAACTCTGGGAGTCAtga